The DNA window CTGTCTGCAGATGGTCTTCTTCAACATTGCATTTCTTCGGAACTGGCAACTTTGCAAGTATAGCAAGTTTTGAGATCTCTTCCGTTTATCGGTTCATCACAATCTTCAATGTGAGTACTAACCCTCAAGATTGCCACATTGTGTGTCTCAGTTTATCCTCCGGTGCTAACTTCGTTCAATTTGCTCCCCATTGCAGCCGTTTCTGATGGCAGCCCTGCTCATTTTCAAATTGCTGATACCTTTCATGCTCGTTGTGTAAGTAGAGGGTTATCCCGCTTCCTGCATCATTCGGAATTGATTTCATTCCTCTGGTTTTCAATTCAATTATATCATGAAACGCAGGTGCACGTTTACTGCAATTACCAAAATGGTGAAAGTTCCATTACTGGGATGCTATTTTCTGGTGATAATATGCTCGGACATCATGACAGTTCACTTCTTCTTCCTGGTACGGTCTCTGGACCCGATTCTACATAAGTACGAACACATACAACAACACGGTCGTTAACATGATGGATGTGGTGTGGGTGACAGGTACGGAATACGGGAAGCTGGATGGAAATCGGGAACAGCATCAGCCATTTCGGAATCATGAGCGCTCAGGTTGTTTTTGTGCTTCTGTTGTTTGCTGTCACCACTCTTTACACTAAACAATCCAGATTAGATCATCCAAACGCCATTCTCGAAAGCATATGTGATTTTTCACattccttttc is part of the Salvia splendens isolate huo1 unplaced genomic scaffold, SspV2 ctg360, whole genome shotgun sequence genome and encodes:
- the LOC121789876 gene encoding GPI ethanolamine phosphate transferase 1-like — translated: MAALLIFKLLIPFMLVVCTFTAITKMVKVPLLGCYFLVIICSDIMTVHFFFLVRNTGSWMEIGNSISHFGIMSAQVVFVLLLFAVTTLYTKQSRLDHPNAILESICDFSHSFSSQTSSLNSFMPNFVTSHLQFV